The following coding sequences are from one Bos indicus x Bos taurus breed Angus x Brahman F1 hybrid chromosome 5, Bos_hybrid_MaternalHap_v2.0, whole genome shotgun sequence window:
- the CSAD gene encoding cysteine sulfinic acid decarboxylase isoform X1 yields the protein MADSQALLSLDGDPVAAEALLQDVFGIVVDEVIRKGTSASEKVCEWKEPEELKQLLDLELRHEGESQEQILEHCRAVIRYSVKTCHPRFFNQLFSGLDPHALAGRIVTESLNTSQYTYEIAPVFVLMEEEVLKKLRALVGWSSGDGVFCPGGSISNMYAVNLARYQRYPDCKQRGLRALPPLALFTSKECHYSIKKGAAFLGLGTDSVRVVKADERGKMIPEDLERQISLAKAEGAVPFLVSATSGTTVLGAFDPLEAIADVCQHHGLWLHVDAAWGGSVLLSQTHRHLLAGIQRADSVAWNPHKLLSTGLQCSALLLRDTSNLLKRCHGSQASYLFQQDKFYDVALDTGDKVVQCGRRVDCLKLWLMWKAQGEQGLQRRVDQAFALARYLVEELKKREGFELVMEPEFVNVCFWFVPPSLRGKKGSPDYSERLSKVAPILKERMVRKGSMMIGYQPHGTRSNFFRMVVANPALTRADMDFLLNELERLGQDL from the exons ATGGCTGACTCTCAAGCTCTCCTCTCCCTTGATGGGGACCCTGTGGCTGCAGAAGCCTTGCTCCAGGACGTGTTTGGGATTGTGGTGGATGAGGTCATTCGAAAAGGGACCAGTGCCTCCGAGAAG GTCTGTGAGTGGAAGGAGCCCGAGGAGCTGAAGCAACTGCTGGACTTGGAGCTGCGGCACGAGGGCGAGTCACAGGAGCAGATCCTGGAGCACTGCCGGGCCGTGATCCGCTACAGCGTGAAGACCT GTCACCCTCGTTTCTTCAACCAGCTCTTCTCAGGGTTGGATCCCCATGCCCTGGCCGGGCGCATTGTCACAGAGAGCCTCAACACCAGCCA GTACACGTACGAAATCGCCCCTGTGTTTGTCCTCATGGAGGAGGAGGTGCTGAAGAAACTCCGGGCCCTGGTGGGCTGGAGCTCTGGGGATGGGGTCTTCTGCCCTG GTGGCTCCATCTCCAACATGTATGCAGTGAACCTGGCCCGCTATCAGCGATACCCAGACTGCAAACAGAGGGGCCTCCGGGCACTGCCGCCCCTGGCCCTCTTCACATCGAAAGAG TGTCATTACTCCATCAAGAAAGGAGCCGCTTTTCTGGGACTTGGCACTGACAGTGTCCGAGTGGTCAAGGCAGATGAGAG aGGGAAAATGATCCCTGAGGATCTGGAGAGGCAGATCAGCTTGGCTAAGGCCGAG GGTGCCGTGCCATTCCTGGTCAGTGCCACCTCTGGTACTACAGTGCTGGGGGCCTTTGACCCCCTGGAGGCAATCGCAGATGTGTGCCAGCATCACGGGCTGTGGCTGCATGTGGAC GCTGCCTGGGGTGGAAGCGTCCTGCTGTCACAGACACATAGACATCTCCTGGCTGGGATCCAGAG GGCTGACTCCGTGGCCTGGAATCCCCACAAGCTCCTCTCCACAGGCCTGCAGTGCTCAGCTCTTCTTCTCCGGGACACCTCG AACCTGCTCAAGCGCTGTCACGGGTCCCAGGCCAGCTACCTCTTCCAGCAGGACAAGTTCTACGATGTGGCTCTGGACACGGGAGACAAGGTGGTGCAGTGTGGCCGGCGTGTGGACTGTCTGAAGCTGTGGCTCATGTGGAAGGCACAGGGCGAGCAGGGGCTGCAGCGCCGTGTGGACCAGGCCTTTGCCCTTGCCCG GTACCTGGTGGAGGAGCTGAAGAAGCGGGAGGGATTTGAGTTGGTCATGGAG CCTGAATTTGTCAACGTGTGTTTCTGGTTCGTGCCCCCCAGTCTGCGCGGGAAGAAGGGGAGTCCAGATTACAGTGAAAGGCTGTCTAAG GTAGCCCCAATCCTCAAGGAGCGCATGGTGAGGAAGGGTTCCATGATGATTGGCTACCAGCCCCATGGTACCCGGAGCAACTTCTTTCGCATGGTTGTGGCCAACCCTGCACTGACACGGGCTGATATGGACTTCCTGCTGAACGAGCTGGAACGGCTGGGCCAGGATCTCTGA
- the CSAD gene encoding cysteine sulfinic acid decarboxylase isoform X2 — protein sequence MEEEVLKKLRALVGWSSGDGVFCPGGSISNMYAVNLARYQRYPDCKQRGLRALPPLALFTSKECHYSIKKGAAFLGLGTDSVRVVKADERGKMIPEDLERQISLAKAEGAVPFLVSATSGTTVLGAFDPLEAIADVCQHHGLWLHVDAAWGGSVLLSQTHRHLLAGIQRADSVAWNPHKLLSTGLQCSALLLRDTSNLLKRCHGSQASYLFQQDKFYDVALDTGDKVVQCGRRVDCLKLWLMWKAQGEQGLQRRVDQAFALARYLVEELKKREGFELVMEPEFVNVCFWFVPPSLRGKKGSPDYSERLSKVAPILKERMVRKGSMMIGYQPHGTRSNFFRMVVANPALTRADMDFLLNELERLGQDL from the exons ATGGAGGAGGAGGTGCTGAAGAAACTCCGGGCCCTGGTGGGCTGGAGCTCTGGGGATGGGGTCTTCTGCCCTG GTGGCTCCATCTCCAACATGTATGCAGTGAACCTGGCCCGCTATCAGCGATACCCAGACTGCAAACAGAGGGGCCTCCGGGCACTGCCGCCCCTGGCCCTCTTCACATCGAAAGAG TGTCATTACTCCATCAAGAAAGGAGCCGCTTTTCTGGGACTTGGCACTGACAGTGTCCGAGTGGTCAAGGCAGATGAGAG aGGGAAAATGATCCCTGAGGATCTGGAGAGGCAGATCAGCTTGGCTAAGGCCGAG GGTGCCGTGCCATTCCTGGTCAGTGCCACCTCTGGTACTACAGTGCTGGGGGCCTTTGACCCCCTGGAGGCAATCGCAGATGTGTGCCAGCATCACGGGCTGTGGCTGCATGTGGAC GCTGCCTGGGGTGGAAGCGTCCTGCTGTCACAGACACATAGACATCTCCTGGCTGGGATCCAGAG GGCTGACTCCGTGGCCTGGAATCCCCACAAGCTCCTCTCCACAGGCCTGCAGTGCTCAGCTCTTCTTCTCCGGGACACCTCG AACCTGCTCAAGCGCTGTCACGGGTCCCAGGCCAGCTACCTCTTCCAGCAGGACAAGTTCTACGATGTGGCTCTGGACACGGGAGACAAGGTGGTGCAGTGTGGCCGGCGTGTGGACTGTCTGAAGCTGTGGCTCATGTGGAAGGCACAGGGCGAGCAGGGGCTGCAGCGCCGTGTGGACCAGGCCTTTGCCCTTGCCCG GTACCTGGTGGAGGAGCTGAAGAAGCGGGAGGGATTTGAGTTGGTCATGGAG CCTGAATTTGTCAACGTGTGTTTCTGGTTCGTGCCCCCCAGTCTGCGCGGGAAGAAGGGGAGTCCAGATTACAGTGAAAGGCTGTCTAAG GTAGCCCCAATCCTCAAGGAGCGCATGGTGAGGAAGGGTTCCATGATGATTGGCTACCAGCCCCATGGTACCCGGAGCAACTTCTTTCGCATGGTTGTGGCCAACCCTGCACTGACACGGGCTGATATGGACTTCCTGCTGAACGAGCTGGAACGGCTGGGCCAGGATCTCTGA